In one Pristiophorus japonicus isolate sPriJap1 unplaced genomic scaffold, sPriJap1.hap1 HAP1_SCAFFOLD_258, whole genome shotgun sequence genomic region, the following are encoded:
- the LOC139247110 gene encoding histone H3-like, producing the protein MRPSASWKSSQGAGLNPACAALCNNSAFKSKTKQTERKPSGGKAPHNQLATKAARKSAPATGGVKKSHRYRPVTVALRGICRYQKSTEQLIRKLPFQRLVWEIAQDFKTDLRFQSSAVMALQEASEAYLVGLFEAIHAKRVTIMPKHIQLDRRIRGERAETPPAPARSFSTKCNNRSFQSHQISKGKSCDRHQDSVEFYLELVYSVTAFFPSDTACLASSPGVDM; encoded by the exons ATGCGCCCTTCTGCTTCCTGGAAATCGTCACAGGGGGCGGGGCTTAAccccgcatgcgcagctctctgcaataattcagcctttaaatcaaa GACCAAGCAGACAGAGCGCAAACCGAGCGGAGGGAAAGCTCCTCACAAtcagctggcgaccaaagcggcccggaagagcgccCCGGCCACAGGCGGAGTGAAGAAgtctcatcgctacagacccgtcaccgtggctctgagggggatctgccgctaccagaaatccaccgagcagctgatccgcaaactgcccttccagcgcctggtgtgggagatcgctcaggacttcaagaccgacctgcgcttccagagctcggccgtcatggccctgcaggaggccagcgaggcttacctggtggggctctttgaggccatccacgccaagcgagtcaccatcatgcccaaacACATCCAGCTGGACCGCCGCATCCGTGGAGAGCGCGCCGAGACTCCCCCTGCCCCGGCTCGGAGCttcagcaccaagtgcaacaacCGCTCTTTTCAGAGtcaccaaatcagcaaaggaaagagctgcgaCCGGCACCAG gacagcgtggagttttacttggagctggtgtactcggTCACCGCCTttttcccttccgacacggcgtgcttggccagctccccgggtgtggatatgtga